TCTGTAATTCGGTTCGTCCTCTCTTATCGAGCTGATGCATGTCACTGATGACTCCTATTTCACAGTGATACTTTGACGGTTAACGTCACTCCTTATCCCAGGGACGTTGCTACTGGCACTTCGGTAAAGCTTTTTGAGTCGAGAAATATAACCGTCCACGGTGTTGCCCTTGTTCCTAGGTTAAACTCTTCAATCAATGAAATCAACATGGTCTATCCTCCCTACGATCCCTACTCTGCCACATTCCAACCGAGCCACTTATCGCCCTCTGATCTGCAGAAGTGGTGTGATCATGTTGTCCGGGATATGTTTCAAAACAACGCACAAGCTCGTCTTTCTAAACGGGCGCCTTCTCCTACTCCGCCTCCGACATCTCCTCGATTAGGCTCTCCCATTGGCTCGCCTAAGAGACCGCGAGCAAGCAATGTCTTTCTAGCGCCGGATGGCACTATAAATGCTGCTCGTCCTGATCCGCGAGCTCCGCTGCCCTTACCTTCCGATGTCGATGTTGAAACACAAATGGTGTATATTTGCCAAGCCCCAGATGTTCGGGGTAAATTTGATGTCGCGAAAGCAACCGCTCTTGGAGTACCTAATGGTCCTTTGAGAGGGAAGTTGACAAGGGGTGAGTCGATCGAAGTGTCGGATCCAAATGTGGAAGGTGGGACAAGGGTAGTGAGGCCTGAGGATTGTTTgattggaggaggaaaaggagggacCCTTGTCATTGTGAACTGTACAGAGAAAACACTACAAGCGTTACTTGATTGTGAGGCTTTGCGTCaatggcagaagaagacgccAGCcggggaaaaggaaggtgaaggaggggtGGATGTGATGGTACACAGAGTGCCAAGAAGTGTTTGGGGAGACGAACGTTATCAAGCGTGGATACAATCatttggagagaagacgaaagTAGGCGTCTGTCTAATGTATGGTAAGGCAATATCAAGCTGATCTTGTTCATGTAGCATCTGATAGCGAATACAACTCCTGCTACCGATCATGCTGTATTCAACTCTGCCGCATGGAAcactcttcatctttctctcatcGAGCCTACAATTTTCCACCCACCATTCCTTCGCCATTCTTCTACCTCATTTACCGGCCTTGAATCCACTTTGCCATCTAATGTTACCTTCATTCATCCGAATGACTTTGTCAAGATGTATCCGCCTTCCCCACTAGAGACATTCCCGTGGCATGAGAAGGACATACCTTTCACCGTCACCGAAAATCAAGCGGACGATGCAAgggagaaagtgaagaaagaaaaaaaagagtaCGGTGAAGTGTGTGAGAAAGCTAGAAATACAGTGCGACAACTTGATATGGAAAAAGCGAAgacaaaagagaagagtaaCGGGAACGAACACAGTGACGACATCGTAGTTACAACTCTTGGCACAGGCTCGGCCATCCCTTCCAAATACCGCAACGTCTCCTCAACCCATCTAGCCATACCGTCCCTGGGTGGTATACTTCTTGATGCTGGGGAAGGTACCTTGGGACAGCTAAGGAGAAGGTTCGGCGACGGGTTGAAGAGTATATtagaagaaatgaagatggtatTTGTGAGTCATATGCACGCCGACCATCATTTGGGAGTGAACGCAGTACTGGAAGAGAGATTCAGAGTAAGTCCATGTTGCGCAATCGCATTTTCTCCGCCCTCTCCCCATAGTCTTTCGCTGACCATTTCCCATTCCCCTGTTTTTGTCATTTCCAGCTCGGCATTACTACACCTCTTTACATCGTCGCTCCTTACTTGATCGCTCTGAGCTTACAAGAAACAGCCACTTGGCAAGCTGCGGGAACAGAGGAAGGGCTGAAGAATGTTAGGTTTTTGTGTGTAGAAAGGTTAGGTGAAAGGATATCAGTGGATATCCCGGTGGAAGGTGATCCCCAGAAGATCGAGTGGAcacagaaggaaggaggcgggaagggaagatggcCATTTGTTCCTTTGCATGGCTTCTCCGAGTCTGTGTGAGTTGTTTCCTTTATTTTCAATCTTTTGTCCATGCTGATCGAAGCAAATCGACTAATCGATTCATATCTGCCTTCGTCAATTCGCGTATCAACTCATTCCTCAATACCACACCTATAAATAATGTTGCTCATTGACTTTGCGGCTTGTGTCATCGCTCTCCATACCACACTACCGTATCCGACAATAACAGCTCCAAAATCCAGCGGCATTACCTTCGCCAACTGTTCGTTGACCTGGGTCTCACCGCCATCTACGTACCCTCCGTACCTCACCGTGGAAGAGCTTACGGTCTCGTTCTCGAAGGCAACCCTGCTGGAAAGGACGGagtaaagaggaaggagtggAAAATTGTTTACTCTGGCGATACTAAACCCTCACAAAAACTTGTCGAAGCTGGCAAGGGCGCCACACTATTGATTCACGAAGCAACACTTGAGGACGATAAGCCAGAGGTGGCGGCGGTCAAGGGACATAGTACATTCTCGCAGGCGATCGACGTCGGAAGGGAGTGAGTGGTTTCCTtcaattcatcttcttgggaCAGGTGTTCCGTTAAAACAATGCTTACAATACGTGTAGAATGAGAGCCAAGTATATTCTTCTCAACCATTTCTCTCAACGATATCCTAAACTACCAAAATTGCCCATGCCCACATCTGTCGCGCCTGGCGTCCAAgccccctccacctccactgCTGAACCAAATGGTGTAGTCGATGAGATTGCCACTTTATCTACCTCTTCGACCAGCTTAGAAGTTTCAACCGAACCTATTGTATCAATCTCATTCGACTTCATGTCCCTTCGTCTGGGTGACATGTGGAAGATGTCCTACTACATGGAAGGATTGTCGATGTTGTTTGCTGAGccggaagatggagaagatgttgtGGAGGAAGCTCAGGCGACCGAAGGCGTAAATGCaggtggaaaagagaagaaggagaagggagaaaagaaggataaggggtatgggaaagaaagtACGATCGCCAAAGGGAGCGGCGGGGGGAAGGGTAATAATACTGTGGTGGCAGGGCCCGCTTTAAAGTCAAAAAGATCCCTTAAGAAAGAAGCTGCTCGAGCGATCAAGGCGAAAGCGGAAGATGAGCGAGTCACTGCTTCGATGACTGGAGTAGCGGTTGGCGGCGTACAGAAAgagacgaaggagaagagagcgaGAAGTCCCGGATTGGAAGGGCCTGATCGTAAGAGAAGATCGACGGACGTTGAGGAAAGTGGTGTCGAAGTAGTATGACAAGAGTATGAACCTTAGCATttatcatccatcattgTGCATGTACACAGAATACTGTTCTCAGCTTCGAATCTATGACCGCCGGATGACAGTAGTAACAAAGCGTTGTAGGACATAGTTGACTTCTTAACTCAACTGTGGTATGATACAAGCCTGGTATACGTGCATACACAGAGTCATCTAAAGACCCCAAAaataaagaagaaacgaACAAATGAAACAActcaaaaaaagaagggtaaTCGGTCACGGAATCtactcgtccttcttcttcttctttttcttcttctcgccatcctcatcctcgtccgctcgtctcttcttggacttcttctcgccatCGCCAGACTCCTCggcagccttcttcgcGGCCTTGGCCTATGTGGGTTAGCTTGGGCCTAAAGGATTAATAGAGCAAAACTTACAGCCTTCTTAGcctccttcctcgctctcctctcctccttggtTTCACCAGCGACCATGCTCAGATCCGCGTCACCGTCCATGGTGACATCACCAGCGTCGGCAAtctcgctcttcctcttcttcttcttgtccttcttctccttgctgtcgtcctttccttccttcatttGCTCGGTGGCAGGTtgggtgggaaggaggtCACCGTTGAGAGGAACATTGTCGGTAGCAGCGTTGTAGGAACCAGTAGCGCCGCTCATTTCGAACCTGGGCTGTTGCCTTCCTTGGTGGCCATTGGCGCTCACGACCTTGCGCACACTTTGGATACCAGCTTGGTGCTCCAAAGCACGGAGCCTGGATTCGAGCTTGACTCGGTTGGAGATACCAACCTCGGCAGCGGAGACGTCTGATCGAGAGTCGGCGTCGGAAAGGGCGTCGACACGGATTGAGAGGGCAGCCTTGGTAGCAACCATACGGGCCATCTTACCCTTGAGTTTTTGAGGAGCTTGACCAATGAGGGAAGCGTGGTAGATGAGACCGTACTTAGGGGTATCGTGCTTGGTCTTAAGCGCTCGGAAGAGGGCCTTCTCGGCACCGAGAATTTGGACGGTACTGGCGGGGTGCTTGGCAAGGTTCATCAAGCTACCGGCGTGGCTGATCAATCGGGCACCGACGAGCTCCCCGACAAGGGCGGTAAGGTTGGGAGCGATGGCTTGCATACGGTTGCGGAGGTATTCGGAGAGCTGGGTGCGGTATtcggagatggagatgactTGGTCACAGAGAGAGTGGATGTGGGCCATGTCGGAATCGGAGATTTCAGTACCCATAGAGAGCTCGGCGGCAGATTTAAGGGTAGCTTCGAGGTCTtcaggaaggaggagggagaagtCGGTGGTAACGGCGTTAGTTCGGAAGCCTGTGGGTCCCGTTAGTAAAGCTCAAGACACATAGACACATGGACACATTGCTCACCCATGGCCTTCACAACACGAGCGAAAGCAATGTTGTCGACGATGATCTTGGCCATTTCGGGGAAATGCCATCCGTACCACTCCTTAACCCTCATGGCGTATATGTTAATCTCCTTGTCCAAATCGTCGAGCAAAGCGATAGCCTGGATAACCATAGTGTCGACCTTGTCGGTGGAGAACTTAAGCTTGAACCGGGAGAGAGAGTGACCTAGACCAAGAGACATGGTGTTGAGATCTTTCTGGTCAACGCCGCCGAGAAGAGAGGCGAGCTGTTGACGGATACCACGGTAGAGGTCCTGGGTGGAGGAGTCAGAGAGGAcggggatggagagagtTTTGTTGATGGTACCGGCTGTTTTGCGTCAGCAATGCACAGATTCGGATCGAATACACCAATTATGACAAGACCCACCCAACTTGGGATCAGAGACAACCAAcatctcctcaatcttcttcttcttcttcttcttttcgccATCGGCACCGCCGACAGTGTCAAGCAAAAACTTGGAGAGAGAGTCTGTCAATCGTCCGTCTTGGACAGCGGCCAGATCTTCAACGGCGGATGCTGTGGATGTAAATCTTTGAATGGCCTGGACCTTCAAACTGCGTCGAAGTTAGCCGACAATTTGAACAGATGAGATGCGAAAGACATACGCCTTGTTGGCACCCTCGGGTGTCTCAAACTCCTTCCAAAGGTCCTTGTTGTCGATCTTGGCATCACTGCTAAGCTTGAAGACGACGAAGCCGACGGATGTCTCTGTAAGGACGAGCATCTTttcttgctgttgttgtttttttttttcgtgGTGCAATGGTGTAGGAGACAAACCTTTTGAAGAATTATCGTGGCGAGGAAATTCTGACCCCTCCTCCGCCGAAGAATGCCACGTCAGGAgctcctcgtcgtcgtcgtcgtaCGTATTACGGCGGATGTCGCCGCATCACACGACGTcagcagcaggaggagacttttgttgagaagatgatttgtTCGACGCGTAAGTCTCCTCCACCGC
This DNA window, taken from Cryptococcus tetragattii IND107 chromosome 6, whole genome shotgun sequence, encodes the following:
- a CDS encoding nucleolar protein 58, translated to MLVLTETSVGFVVFKLSSDAKIDNKDLWKEFETPEGANKALKVQAIQRFTSTASAVEDLAAVQDGRLTDSLSKFLLDTVGGADGEKKKKKKKIEEMLVVSDPKLAGTINKTLSIPVLSDSSTQDLYRGIRQQLASLLGGVDQKDLNTMSLGLGHSLSRFKLKFSTDKVDTMVIQAIALLDDLDKEINIYAMRVKEWYGWHFPEMAKIIVDNIAFARVVKAMGFRTNAVTTDFSLLLPEDLEATLKSAAELSMGTEISDSDMAHIHSLCDQVISISEYRTQLSEYLRNRMQAIAPNLTALVGELVGARLISHAGSLMNLAKHPASTVQILGAEKALFRALKTKHDTPKYGLIYHASLIGQAPQKLKGKMARMVATKAALSIRVDALSDADSRSDVSAAEVGISNRVKLESRLRALEHQAGIQSVRKVVSANGHQGRQQPRFEMSGATGSYNAATDNVPLNGDLLPTQPATEQMKEGKDDSKEKKDKKKKRKSEIADAGDVTMDGDADLSMVAGETKEERRARKEAKKAAKAAKKAAEESGDGEKKSKKRRADEDEDGEKKKKKKKKDE